The nucleotide sequence TTGGTTACACCAGACATTGAAAATATTATTTTTTTATCGTCACTCATTATACACGTCCTTTTAAAGCATTAAACACCCAAGCAATAGCAAAAAAACCTATTCCTACAGCTGCAAATCCCCAACCTGCCACTTCATCATACCTAAAAGCACCTAAAGCTATTAGTCCCAATCCTACTATAATCATTATTGTGGTAGCCCAAGCCAGCACAGTATTTTTATTCATTGCCATATTCTAAATCTTAATTAGTTTGATAGTTAGTCGAAACACAAATATCGCATT is from Pontimicrobium sp. SW4 and encodes:
- a CDS encoding CAL67264 family membrane protein, coding for MAMNKNTVLAWATTIMIIVGLGLIALGAFRYDEVAGWGFAAVGIGFFAIAWVFNALKGRV